GATATTTTAACAACATCATCTAATTCAAAAAAGGTAATGAATACTTTTATAAATTTGCCACAAGTTGAGAGGGTCTTAGTTAGCGGTGAAACTAAAAGCTCTATTGTAACTTTTGACGGGATACATGTTGATTTAAGAGTTGTTAAACCTGAAAGCTATGGAGCTGCTTTGGCATATTTTACAGGTTCTAAAGCACACAATATTCGTATTAGAGAGATAGCTATGAAAAATGGTCTTAAGATAAATGAGTATGGAGTTTTTGATGAAAAGAATAATAAAAAAATAGCAGGTGAGAATGAGGAGGAAATATATCAAATTCTTGACTTACCATTTATAGTTCCAGAGCTTCGAGAGGATAGGGGAGAAATAGAAGTTGCGAAAAATAATAACTTACCAGATTTAGTTAAACTATCTGAGATAAATGGTGATCTTCATGTACACACAGTTTGGAGTGATGGTGGAAATAGTATTGAGGAGATGATAAAAGATACACAAAAAAGAGGGTATAAATACCTTGCCATATGTGATCATTCGCAGAGTTTGAAGATTGCTGGTGGTCTATCAGAGGAAAAATTAGTAGAGCAAATAGAAAAGATAAAAGAACTAAATAAGAAATATAAGAATTTTACTATTTTAGCAGGTAGTGAAGTTGATATAAAAGCTGATGGTTCATTAGATTATCCAGATGAGTTACTGAAAAAATTAGATATAGTAGTAGCAGCAATACATACTCGATTTAGAAGGTCAAGATATGAGATGACTAAAAGGATAATAAAAGCTATCCAGAATCCACATGTAAATATATTAGCGCATCCTACAGGAAGATTGTTAGGAGTAAGAGATGCATATGAGGTTGATCTTGATGAAATATTAAAAGTTGCTAAAATAAATAAAATTGCATTAGAAATTAATGCTTTCCCCGAAAGATTAGACTTAAATGATATAAATTGTAGGAAAGCAAAAGAATATGGGGTAATGATATCTATAAATACTGATAGTCATATAACTAATCAATTGGATTATATGGCTTTAGGTGTATCAGTAGCAAGAAGGGGTTGGTTAGAACCTGAAAATATAATTAACACCAAACCCATAGAACAAATTATCAAATTTTTAAAAAGTTAATTTGAGGTGAATATTAATGAAAAAAACTTTAGCGTTTATAATGGCAGGTGGTAAGGGAGAAAGGCTTTACCCTCTTACCAAAGATAGAGCAAAACCATCAGTCCCTTTTGGTGGTAAGTATAGAATTATTGATTTCACACTCAGCAACTGTTTAAATTCCAATTTGAGAAAAATAAATGTTCTAACTCAATATAAATCTTTTTCACTATATATGCATATAAAACTGGGTTGGAATTTCTTCAAAAGTGAACTTGGTGAATATATAAATGTTATTCCTGCTCAAAAGATAGGTAGGGATGAGTGGTACCTTGGCACTGCAGATGCCATATATCAAAATATCTACTTCATAGATAAGGAAAAACCCGAGAGGGTGATCGTCCTTTCAGGAGATCATATATATAAAATGGATTACCAGGATATGGTCATATTTCATAAGATAAAAAGAGCTGATCTAACAATAGCAACTTTAGAAATGGAGAGGGAGGAGACATCACAGTTTGGAGTAATAGAGATTGATGAAAATGGAAAGGTTGTAGGATTTCAGGAAAAACAAAAAGAGCTCAAACCAATTCCAGGGAAACCTGAGTCCAGTCTTATATCCATGGGAGTATATATTTTTAATACTGATTTTTTAAAGAAGAAGTTAATAGAAGATGCAAAAAAGGTAGATTCAACTCATGATTTTGGAAAAGACATAATTCCAAGTATGATAAAAAATACAAATGTTTATGCTTTTGTCTTTCAAGATAGGGAAACTGGTGAACCGAGGTATTGGAGAGATGTAGGTACAATTGATACTTACTTCGAAGCTAATATGGATTTAGTTGGAATTAATCCAAAAATAAATCTCTATGAAAAAGAGTGGCCTATTTTTACATTGCAAACTCAATGCCCTCCAACAAAAATAATCGGGATCGAGAATAAAGAAAAAGGTTTGGCAATTTCATCACTACTTGCTGATGGATGTTTAATTAAAGGTGGAAAAGTTTTCAATTCTATAATATCTAATGATGTTATAGTGAATGATTATTCTGATATTTCACATTCCATTATTTATGAAGGTGTTAATATAGGAGAAGGATGTAAGATTAGAAAAGCAATAATAGATAAAAATAACAAAATACCTCCTGATACAAGTATAGGATACAACTTAGAGGATGATAAAAAGAAATTCACTGTTAGTGAAGGTGGAGTAGTCGTGGTTCCCAAAGAATATTTTAAATAATAAATATCAAATCGTATATCATTCTTGTTTTAAAATTATGGCCTGTTTTGGATAAGGTATTTTCAAA
The window above is part of the Actinomycetota bacterium genome. Proteins encoded here:
- the polX gene encoding DNA polymerase/3'-5' exonuclease PolX; its protein translation is MISNKIAKIFEDLADMLEIKGDNPFRIRAYRKVARNIRTLTDEFEKFADEGRLDQIPGIGEGMKEKIYEILDTGRLQFYEDLKSEIPPSLVKLLSVPGIGPKLAKKFYDELNIRDIEQLEKMAKEHHLAGLPGIKEKTEQNILKGIEMLKKGLERMNLGIALPIANEIVNQLSKLPEVKRISTAGSIRRRKETIGDIDILTTSSNSKKVMNTFINLPQVERVLVSGETKSSIVTFDGIHVDLRVVKPESYGAALAYFTGSKAHNIRIREIAMKNGLKINEYGVFDEKNNKKIAGENEEEIYQILDLPFIVPELREDRGEIEVAKNNNLPDLVKLSEINGDLHVHTVWSDGGNSIEEMIKDTQKRGYKYLAICDHSQSLKIAGGLSEEKLVEQIEKIKELNKKYKNFTILAGSEVDIKADGSLDYPDELLKKLDIVVAAIHTRFRRSRYEMTKRIIKAIQNPHVNILAHPTGRLLGVRDAYEVDLDEILKVAKINKIALEINAFPERLDLNDINCRKAKEYGVMISINTDSHITNQLDYMALGVSVARRGWLEPENIINTKPIEQIIKFLKS
- the glgC gene encoding glucose-1-phosphate adenylyltransferase, producing the protein MKKTLAFIMAGGKGERLYPLTKDRAKPSVPFGGKYRIIDFTLSNCLNSNLRKINVLTQYKSFSLYMHIKLGWNFFKSELGEYINVIPAQKIGRDEWYLGTADAIYQNIYFIDKEKPERVIVLSGDHIYKMDYQDMVIFHKIKRADLTIATLEMEREETSQFGVIEIDENGKVVGFQEKQKELKPIPGKPESSLISMGVYIFNTDFLKKKLIEDAKKVDSTHDFGKDIIPSMIKNTNVYAFVFQDRETGEPRYWRDVGTIDTYFEANMDLVGINPKINLYEKEWPIFTLQTQCPPTKIIGIENKEKGLAISSLLADGCLIKGGKVFNSIISNDVIVNDYSDISHSIIYEGVNIGEGCKIRKAIIDKNNKIPPDTSIGYNLEDDKKKFTVSEGGVVVVPKEYFK